The following proteins come from a genomic window of Nothobranchius furzeri strain GRZ-AD chromosome 1, NfurGRZ-RIMD1, whole genome shotgun sequence:
- the LOC139070364 gene encoding putative threonylcarbamoyl-AMP synthase yields the protein MIRVPDHTVTCHLCDITGPLAITSANPSGESDSTHHSMVINRLGHKIQGVLCDGDSNEVVASTVVNCLRIDEGVITIVREGCVPAIKVQQIFDRLKNSMI from the exons ATGATCCGTGTCCCAGACCACACCGTGACCTGCCACCTATGTGACATCACTGGACCCCTGGCCATAACATCAGCCAATCCCAGTGGAGAATCAGACAGCACCCACCACAGCATGGTCATTAA TCGACTGGGACACAAGATCCAAGGAGTACTTTGTGATGGTGACTCGAATGAAGTAGTTGCTTCAACTGTGGTCAACTGCCTGAGGATTGATGAAG GAGTCATCACCATTGTGAGAGAAGGCTGTGTCCCTGCTATCAAAGTCCAACAGATCTTTGACAGACTGAAGAACTCCATGATTTGA
- the LOC129160724 gene encoding cis-aconitate decarboxylase-like: protein MLCSDLCFVPKKTIRPVRAARRLHNTAVEVQKHPAPEDTVTASFGKFISEIKPQHLSPVVLHRSKRMVLDSIGVGLIGSRTDVFELALQFCQHMYAPDHISSVYGRRGIRLSPTLAAFVNGVATHSMDFDDTWHPATHPSGAVLPALFALSDMMPANSKPSGLDFLLAFNVGIEIQGRLMRFSNEARSIPKRFHPPTVVGPMGSAAACSRLLSLDPSQCSHALAIAASLAGAPMANAATQSKPLHIGNASRLGLEAALLASRGLEASPLVLDAVAGVAGFSAFYEDYVPQPLESPDDGGHVFLLEEQDMAFKRFPAHLGMHWVADAAAAVHELLVGHGLGQVSPHQVQDILLRVPQSKYINRPFPESEHEARHSFQFNACSALLDGEVTVQSFSPPAMSRPELHFLLSRVRMEHPEDNPANFNRMYGEVQVTLVGGDLLKGRCDTFYGHWRNPLTNKSLRKKFRSNAEVVLPSEKVERLVEVVEELDRLDDCGALLSQLQ, encoded by the exons ATGCTTTGTTCTGATTTATGTTTTGTCCCAAAGAAAACCATCAGACCAGTGCGGGCTGCCAGAAGACTGCATAACACTGCAGTGGAGG TCCAGAAGCACCCAGCCCCAGAAGATACGGTCACAGCCAGTTTTGGGAAGTTCATCAGTGAAATAAAGCCTCAGCATTTGTCTCCGGTTGTGCTCCATCGCAGCAAAAGGATGGTGCTGGACAGCATCGGGGTCGGACTGATAGGGAGCAGGACAGATGTGTTTGAGCTGGCTCTTCAGTTCTGCCAG CACATGTATGCTCCGGATCACATCAGCTCTGTGTACGGACGCAGAGGGATCAGACTCTCCCCAACACTGGCAGCTTTCGTTAATGGAGTAGCG ACTCATTCCATGGACTTTGACGACACGTGGCATCCAGCCACTCATCCCTCAGGAGCTGTTCTCCCAGCTTTGTTTGCTCTCAGTGACATGATGCCGGCTAACAGCAAACCAAGCGGTCTGGACTTCTTACTGGCCTTCAATGTCGGCATTGAGATCCAGGGCCGTCTGATGAGGTTCTCTAATGAAGCACGCAGCATTCCCAAGAG gttcCATCCTCCCACTGTGGTGGGTCCTATGGGAAGTGCAGCAGCCTGTTCTCGTCTCCTGTCTCTGGATCCGTCTCAGTGCAGTCATGCCTTGGCTATAGCAGCTTCTCTAGCTGGAGCTCCGATGGCTAATGCTGCCACTCAGTCCAAGCCCCTTCACATCGGCAACGCCTCTCGTTTGGGGCTTGAAGCTGCTCTGCTGGCCTCCAGAGGCCTAGAGGCCAGTCCTCTGGTCTTGGATGCTGTTGCAGGAGTGGCGGGCTTCAGTGCCTTTTATGAAGATTATGTTCCTCAGCCTTTAGAGTCACCTGATGATGGTGGACATGTGTTCCTGTTAGAGGAGCAGGACATGGCTTTTAAGCGTTTTCCTGCCCATCTGGGGATGCACTGGGTAGCTGATGCTGCAGCTGCGGTCCATGAGCTCCTTGTGGGACATGGTCTAGGACAGGTGTCCCCACATCAGGTCCAGGACATCCTGCTCAGAGTCCCCCAGTCTAAATACATCAACAGGCCTTTTCCCGAGTCAGAGCACGAGGCACGCCACTCCTTCCAGTTTAacgcctgcagcgctctgctggACGGTGAGGTGACCGTGCAGTCCTTCAGCCCGCCTGCCATGAGCCGCCCAGAGCTGCACTTCCTGCTGAGCCGTGTTCGCATGGAGCATCCTGAGGACAACCCCGCCAATTTCAACCGCATGTACGGAGAAGTCCAGGTGACTCTAGTTGGAGGAGACCTCCTGAAGGGCCGCTGTGACACCTTCTACGGCCACTGGCGCAACCCACTGACAAATAAGAGCCTGAGGAAGAAGTTCAGAAGCAACGCAGAGGTGGTGCTGCCATCAGAGAAGGTGGAGcggctggtggaggtggtggaggagctggACAGGCTGGATGATTGTGGAGCTCTTCTCTCACAGCTGCAGTGA
- the LOC129160714 gene encoding L-threonyl-[L-threonyl-carrier protein] 4-chlorinase-like, translating to MAELQQSYNQQGFLSPLSVLNEMELREARDAFAKLEDEFGKEYTQYSLHNVHLQYPWVMSLTKHPRILQVIQAVLGPDVLLLDSRFICKYPILKPAKILENEGSPTKSDGENGLPYVAWHQDMRYWGIAGGPVLSVWLALDDSQKENGALQVIPGSHCSGMLPHRQATRSGNMLSVNQEIPEELVQVEETVFCPLKAGQMSIHDGFLVHASDPNTSRRRRCGFVIRYVPTCANPIQDPDRPRKFHATMLACGEDQFNHFSNKSS from the exons ATGGCTGAACTCCAGCAGAGCTACAACCAGCAGGGTTTCCTGTCTCCTCTGTCCGTGCTGAATGAGATGGAGCTGAGGGAAGCCAGAGACGCCTTTGCTAAGCTGGAGGATGAATTTG GTAAAGAGTACACTCAGTACAGCCTCCACAACGTTCACCTCCAGTATCCCTGGGTGATGAGCCTGACCAAACATCCCCGTATCCTGCAAGTGATCCAAGCTGTCCTGGGCCCAGACGTCCTCCTGCTGGACTCTCGTTTCATCTGTAAATACCCGATTCTCAAACCAGCCAAAATCCTGGAGAATGAAGGAAGTCCGACCAAGTCTGATGGGGAGAACGGTCTTCCTTACGTCGCCTGGCATCAGGATATGAG GTATTGGGGAATTGCTGGTGGTCCGGTCCTCTCTGTGTGGCTCGCTCTTGATGACTCACAGAAGGAAAACGGAGCCCTTCAGGTTATTCCAG GAAGCCACTGCTCTGGCATGCTACCCCATCGCCAAGCCACCCGCTCTGGAAACATGCTGTCGGTCAACCAGGAGATCCCAGAGGagctggttcaggtggaggagacTGTGTTCTGTCCTCTGAAAGCTGGACAGATGTCT ATTCATGATGGATTTCTTGTCCATGCAAGTGATCCCAACACGTCCCGGAGGAGGCGCTGTGGCTTTGTGATCCGTTATGTTCCCACCTGTGCAAACCCCATTCAG GATCCTGATCGACCCAGGAAGTTTCATGCAACAATGTTGGCTTGTGGAGAAGACCAGTTCAATCATTTCTCCAACAAAAGCTCATGA